TAGCGGAGGAGCTGGAGAAACAGGGCTTCCACTGTGAATGCTTGGGTGGCGGCAGGATATCTCACCAAAGCGGGGCCAAGAAGATCCATGCTTATGGCTACTCCGTGGGCTTTGGTCGAGCAAAGCACTCCGTGTCCACAGAGAAGCTGAAAGCCAGATACCCAGACTATGAGGTCACTTGGGCAGACAAAGGGTACTGATGGCAGCAGAGACTACTCCAGAGGCGCCTCAGCCAACTTGCTTTGCCTGCTCCATTCCTTGATGATGCTGCACAAACAAACTGCCAAGGGAAATGTGCTGGTTTGGATCTGTGTGCCATTGCCAGACTCTGGCTGCTTACTCCAAGCCTGTGTATAAACAGAGAAATAAATTActcctgccaaaaaaaaaaaccttgagggaagctgacaagtgtccaacctgtgtcaggcgtcacttgtagcttggctctcagttcttaaagtttctttacataggcacagtcacacagatctttataaactttctcaggcacacacagtttGTTTGCTTCATATAGATCAATCTCTCAGtcaaatatacatagactttttctctcaggtg
The DNA window shown above is from Eublepharis macularius isolate TG4126 chromosome 3, MPM_Emac_v1.0, whole genome shotgun sequence and carries:
- the LOC129326558 gene encoding 14 kDa phosphohistidine phosphatase-like; translation: MAGGGGGCLPDVDIDPDGIFKYVLIRVIPEGVGPGKEIVRGYAWVEYHADIYDKVAEELEKQGFHCECLGGGRISHQSGAKKIHAYGYSVGFGRAKHSVSTEKLKARYPDYEVTWADKGY